One stretch of Chitinophagales bacterium DNA includes these proteins:
- a CDS encoding DUF839 domain-containing protein, with protein MNYSRRTFIEFLGKGSVLGVSSIALAPLLKACKTEPTEATETAEYAAKILFESVVPNSNDAVTLAQGFKDEVLITFGDKISAKDFFGTHSDYIAFIPLNEDASEGILWNNHEYLDPVLMGTYAPYEEKTKEQVDKERYVVGGSFVHIKLSQNGLWSVVQDSEYNIRVNGNTEIPFLWDEKVGDTNSAIGTMGNCAGGITPWGTILTCEENTDMFYGEDIYDENGTIVDKTPSDYHWDKFYDYPTAHFGWVVECNPKTGENQKIVAMGKCAHECATVHQLEDGRVVVYSGDDSNDRCLYKYVSNKANDLKDGTLYVANLEEGKWLTLNYNENEVLQQHFKNQTEVLVRLREAAYLVGGSKLNRPEDIEIDPVTGDVLVALTNNIPKGDYHGSIVKIIEDSADKTGTTFKSEVFQVGGKEHGFSCPDNMAFDPKGNFWFTTDVSGSSIGKGEYEFMLSNGLFLIPRTGEKAGQILRVATAPHDAEFTGPFFHPSGKYLFLSVQHPGEKSKSIDELTSHWPDGGDAIPKSGVIVISGESLDALMV; from the coding sequence ATGAACTACTCAAGAAGAACTTTTATAGAATTTTTAGGCAAAGGAAGTGTATTAGGTGTGTCAAGTATAGCTTTAGCACCCCTGCTTAAAGCCTGCAAAACAGAACCAACTGAAGCTACTGAAACAGCAGAATACGCTGCCAAAATCCTCTTTGAAAGTGTTGTGCCTAACAGCAATGATGCCGTTACTTTAGCACAGGGATTTAAAGATGAAGTATTAATAACTTTTGGCGATAAAATAAGTGCAAAAGATTTTTTTGGTACACATAGCGATTATATAGCTTTTATACCTTTAAATGAAGATGCTTCTGAAGGAATTTTATGGAATAATCATGAATATTTAGATCCTGTACTTATGGGAACTTATGCTCCGTACGAAGAAAAAACAAAAGAGCAGGTGGATAAAGAAAGATATGTAGTAGGCGGAAGTTTTGTTCATATTAAACTTAGTCAAAATGGCTTGTGGAGTGTAGTGCAAGACAGCGAGTACAATATTAGAGTAAACGGAAATACTGAAATTCCCTTTTTGTGGGATGAAAAAGTGGGCGACACTAATAGTGCTATTGGTACTATGGGAAATTGTGCCGGAGGTATTACTCCGTGGGGTACTATTTTAACTTGCGAAGAAAACACAGATATGTTTTATGGCGAAGATATATACGATGAAAACGGAACAATAGTAGATAAAACGCCAAGTGATTATCATTGGGATAAATTTTATGATTATCCAACGGCTCATTTTGGGTGGGTAGTGGAGTGCAATCCTAAAACGGGCGAAAATCAAAAGATAGTAGCCATGGGAAAATGTGCTCATGAGTGTGCTACAGTTCATCAATTAGAAGACGGTAGAGTAGTAGTATATTCTGGAGATGATTCTAACGATAGATGTTTGTATAAATATGTATCCAATAAAGCCAATGATTTAAAAGACGGCACTTTGTATGTAGCCAATTTAGAAGAAGGAAAATGGCTTACTCTAAATTATAATGAAAATGAAGTATTACAACAGCATTTTAAAAACCAAACAGAAGTTTTAGTGCGATTGAGAGAAGCGGCTTATTTAGTTGGTGGTTCAAAACTAAACCGCCCGGAAGATATAGAAATAGACCCGGTAACAGGCGATGTTTTAGTAGCATTAACTAACAATATTCCTAAAGGAGATTATCATGGTTCTATAGTAAAAATAATAGAAGATAGTGCAGATAAAACAGGAACAACATTTAAAAGCGAAGTTTTTCAAGTGGGAGGAAAAGAGCATGGTTTTTCCTGCCCCGATAATATGGCATTTGACCCTAAAGGCAATTTTTGGTTTACAACAGATGTAAGTGGCTCATCTATCGGGAAAGGAGAATATGAATTTATGCTAAGTAATGGTTTGTTTTTAATTCCAAGAACGGGAGAAAAAGCAGGGCAAATATTGCGAGTAGCTACAGCTCCGCATGATGCTGAGTTTACAGGGCCATTTTTTCATCCAAGTGGCAAATATTTATTTTTAAGTGTACAACACCCTGGCGAAAAATCAAAAAGTATAGATGAACTTACCAGCCACTGGCCAGACGGAGGAGATGCAATACCTAAATCGGGCGTAATAGTAATAAGTGGAGAGAGTTTGGATGCGTTGATGGTTTAG
- a CDS encoding LysM peptidoglycan-binding domain-containing protein: MRAKLVYLIVLSFLGITSIAQTTENSIKHTVEPGQTLYFISKKYNISVDELRKNNPAIADDLIIKPEQVLNIPVKNVPVKQEINRFQVHTVKTKETLYSISKEYGVTVNDLIQLNNLENANISIGQTLRIKPLTDKVEKEIAVEEIKNTVNGDKKPEKPIKEVKEVVKEKEVAKPSFENEVLNSEDASLYKQLFESYGKGNNTLMKDKGIGNYLENNNSNVYLMMANNVPSGQIAKVRNLMNNKVIYLKVVGPISAKDADNNISIKISKAAAKDLNIIEDRFLAEWTWYKLGDSQPNTKKTVEPFDDF; encoded by the coding sequence ATGAGAGCAAAGTTAGTTTATTTAATTGTTTTGAGTTTTTTAGGAATAACCTCAATAGCCCAAACAACTGAAAATTCAATAAAACACACCGTAGAGCCTGGGCAGACTTTATATTTTATTTCTAAGAAGTATAATATTAGTGTGGACGAATTAAGAAAAAATAATCCTGCCATTGCAGACGATTTAATAATAAAGCCTGAGCAAGTTTTAAATATACCCGTAAAAAATGTTCCGGTAAAACAAGAAATTAACCGTTTTCAAGTACATACGGTAAAAACTAAGGAAACTTTGTATTCTATTTCTAAAGAATATGGTGTTACAGTTAATGATTTAATACAATTAAACAATTTAGAAAATGCTAATATTAGTATAGGTCAAACATTGAGAATTAAACCGCTGACAGATAAAGTGGAAAAAGAAATAGCTGTAGAAGAAATAAAAAATACAGTTAATGGCGATAAAAAACCAGAGAAACCGATAAAAGAAGTTAAAGAAGTGGTTAAAGAAAAAGAAGTAGCTAAACCAAGTTTTGAAAATGAAGTATTAAACAGTGAAGATGCTTCGCTTTACAAACAACTTTTTGAAAGCTACGGAAAAGGAAATAACACTTTAATGAAAGATAAAGGAATAGGTAATTATTTGGAAAATAATAACAGTAATGTTTATTTAATGATGGCAAATAATGTTCCTTCGGGGCAAATAGCTAAAGTGAGAAATTTAATGAACAATAAAGTGATATATTTAAAAGTAGTAGGACCTATTTCTGCTAAAGATGCAGATAATAATATTTCTATTAAAATTTCTAAAGCTGCGGCTAAAGACTTAAACATTATAGAAGATAGATTTTTAGCGGAATGGACATGGTATAAATTGGGCGATAGCCAACCAAATACTAAAAAAACCGTTGAACCATTTGACGATTTTTAA
- a CDS encoding nodulation protein NfeD: MAKNNCLKYPLYITLTFIFVCISIINAQNNSDNKKVYIYKIHDEIAPGATRVTEQAVAEAEKMNADFIILDLNTFGGLVDDADKIRTALLETDIPTMVFIRNNAASAGALISIACDSIFMKTGSSIGAAAVVKQDGSYAEEKYQSYMRSKMRATAEATNRNPDIAEGMVNPKVVIKGLSNDDEIITLSVDEALEYGYCNAKAESIDEVLKITGLENATRIEQKISFTEKLIQFLVKPYVAGVLLMILVAGIYFELQSPGIGFPLAASVIAAILYFAPYYLEGLAANWEIALFIVGVILLIAEIFFIPGFGVAGVSGLFAIIVSLSLALINNINGFDFSFVPFDKMAGAFLMVTAIMTFGVLLLLFASGNLANTKAFKRLALDTIENKNEGFIISASKEKELIGKEGVVTMDLRPAGKIEIENEIYDAQSDAEYIEKGKKVLVKKQQGAYLMVIEKRS, encoded by the coding sequence ATGGCAAAAAACAACTGTTTGAAATATCCACTTTACATAACATTAACGTTCATTTTTGTATGCATAAGTATAATTAATGCTCAAAATAACAGCGATAATAAGAAAGTGTACATCTATAAAATACACGATGAAATAGCTCCCGGAGCTACACGAGTAACAGAACAAGCTGTAGCCGAAGCTGAAAAAATGAATGCCGATTTTATTATACTTGACCTAAATACTTTTGGTGGTTTAGTAGATGATGCCGATAAAATAAGAACGGCACTTTTAGAAACGGATATACCTACCATGGTTTTTATAAGAAACAATGCTGCAAGTGCCGGAGCATTAATTTCTATAGCTTGCGATAGCATTTTTATGAAAACAGGAAGTAGCATAGGTGCTGCTGCCGTAGTAAAACAAGACGGTTCTTATGCAGAAGAAAAATACCAAAGCTATATGCGTAGCAAAATGCGAGCAACCGCAGAAGCTACCAACAGAAACCCCGATATAGCAGAAGGAATGGTAAACCCAAAAGTAGTTATAAAAGGACTAAGCAATGATGATGAAATAATAACTTTAAGTGTAGATGAAGCTTTAGAATACGGATATTGTAATGCTAAAGCCGAAAGTATAGATGAAGTGCTAAAAATAACAGGCTTAGAAAATGCTACACGCATTGAACAAAAAATTTCTTTTACCGAAAAATTAATACAGTTTTTGGTAAAACCCTATGTGGCAGGAGTATTGTTAATGATTTTAGTAGCCGGTATTTATTTTGAATTACAATCTCCCGGAATAGGTTTTCCTTTAGCGGCTTCAGTTATTGCTGCCATTTTATATTTTGCTCCTTATTATTTAGAAGGTTTAGCCGCCAACTGGGAAATAGCATTATTTATAGTAGGTGTTATTTTGCTAATAGCCGAAATATTTTTTATTCCGGGCTTTGGCGTAGCTGGCGTTAGTGGATTATTTGCCATTATTGTTAGTTTATCATTAGCTTTAATAAACAATATTAACGGTTTTGATTTTTCTTTTGTACCTTTTGATAAAATGGCAGGAGCTTTTTTAATGGTAACAGCCATAATGACTTTTGGCGTTTTACTGCTTCTTTTTGCCAGTGGCAATTTGGCTAACACAAAAGCTTTTAAACGCTTAGCTTTAGATACTATTGAAAATAAAAACGAAGGTTTTATTATTAGTGCTTCAAAAGAAAAAGAACTAATAGGAAAAGAGGGAGTGGTAACAATGGACTTGCGACCAGCAGGAAAAATAGAGATAGAAAATGAAATATATGATGCTCAAAGTGATGCTGAATATATAGAAAAAGGCAAAAAAGTGTTGGTTAAAAAACAACAAGGAGCATATTTAATGGTAATAGAAAAACGAAGCTAA
- the kdsB gene encoding 3-deoxy-manno-octulosonate cytidylyltransferase, translated as MKILAIIPARMASTRFPNKPLVNIGGKTMIRRVYEQAEKSTLLSKIIVATDSNEIEKEVKSFGGNVIMTATNHQNGTSRCAEVVEKLNETFDVVINIQGDEPFFEPESLNSLVACFKNSEVEVATLCKKIEHKEDLANPSVIKVVKSQQNRALYFSRTAIPFVREENNDTVFYKHIGIYAYKPNLLLKLVQLEETPLEKAEKLEQLRWLENDCDIYLGETTHDSNSVDTPEDLTALKKQFNIID; from the coding sequence ATGAAAATATTAGCAATTATCCCTGCAAGAATGGCATCTACGCGTTTTCCTAATAAGCCACTGGTAAATATAGGAGGCAAAACCATGATAAGAAGAGTATATGAACAAGCTGAAAAAAGCACCTTACTCTCAAAAATTATAGTGGCTACCGATAGTAATGAAATAGAAAAAGAAGTGAAATCTTTTGGTGGCAATGTAATAATGACTGCTACAAATCATCAAAATGGCACTTCACGCTGTGCCGAAGTGGTAGAAAAACTTAACGAAACTTTTGATGTGGTTATAAACATACAAGGCGATGAGCCGTTTTTTGAACCTGAAAGCCTTAATAGTTTAGTGGCGTGTTTTAAAAACTCAGAAGTTGAAGTGGCTACTTTATGCAAAAAAATAGAACATAAAGAGGATTTAGCAAATCCAAGTGTTATTAAAGTAGTGAAATCTCAACAAAACAGAGCTTTATATTTTTCAAGAACTGCCATTCCTTTTGTAAGAGAAGAAAACAATGACACCGTTTTTTACAAACACATAGGTATTTATGCGTACAAACCTAATTTGCTTTTAAAATTAGTGCAATTAGAAGAAACACCTTTAGAAAAAGCAGAGAAATTAGAGCAGCTACGCTGGCTTGAAAACGATTGTGATATTTACTTAGGCGAAACCACTCACGATAGCAATTCGGTAGATACACCCGAAGATTTAACAGCCCTTAAAAAACAGTTTAATATAATAGATTAA
- a CDS encoding 1,4-dihydroxy-2-naphthoate polyprenyltransferase, translated as MNLKPWIEAARLRTLPLALSSIIMGTATAIHFGYFSWAVFLLAVLTTVFLQVLSNFANDYGDAVSGKDNAERIGPQRAVASGAINAESMKKAVILFAGLSFLSGLALLFVAFQNWLMILVFVLLGLAAIAAAIKYTVGKNPYGYNGLGDIFVFIFFGLVGVLGSYFLYGKSFEVMAILPASTIGLLSVAVLNLNNMRDIVNDEKTGKHTLAVKLGLKKAKQYEYLVIVFAFLFLIAFALLQNFELKQYLFLVIAPFFAQMIKKFLSIFEPQKFDAYLKNVALGTFVLSILFLVGIILV; from the coding sequence ATGAATTTAAAACCATGGATTGAAGCTGCAAGACTGCGAACTTTGCCTTTAGCACTATCAAGTATTATAATGGGTACAGCCACGGCTATACATTTTGGATATTTTAGCTGGGCGGTTTTTCTATTAGCAGTTTTAACTACCGTTTTTTTGCAAGTGTTATCTAATTTTGCCAATGATTATGGTGATGCCGTTTCGGGAAAAGATAATGCAGAAAGAATAGGACCGCAACGAGCTGTTGCCAGCGGAGCAATTAATGCTGAAAGCATGAAAAAAGCAGTAATACTTTTTGCCGGTTTATCCTTTTTATCTGGTTTGGCTTTATTATTTGTTGCCTTCCAAAATTGGTTAATGATTTTGGTGTTTGTCCTTTTAGGTTTAGCCGCTATAGCTGCTGCCATAAAATATACCGTGGGCAAAAATCCTTATGGCTATAATGGCTTAGGCGATATATTTGTTTTCATTTTTTTTGGTTTAGTAGGCGTTTTAGGAAGTTACTTTTTATACGGCAAAAGTTTTGAAGTTATGGCTATATTGCCTGCCAGCACCATTGGTTTGTTGTCTGTAGCGGTGCTTAATCTTAACAATATGAGGGATATTGTAAACGATGAAAAAACGGGAAAACACACGCTTGCCGTTAAATTAGGATTAAAAAAAGCAAAGCAGTATGAATATCTTGTTATTGTTTTTGCCTTTTTGTTTTTAATAGCCTTTGCTTTGTTGCAAAATTTTGAGTTAAAGCAATATTTATTCTTAGTTATAGCACCATTTTTTGCTCAAATGATAAAGAAGTTTTTATCCATATTTGAACCACAAAAGTTTGATGCGTATTTAAAAAATGTTGCCTTAGGCACTTTTGTGCTCAGTATTTTATTTTTAGTAGGAATAATTTTAGTGTAA
- a CDS encoding o-succinylbenzoate synthase, which yields MLTASFEKYVLQFKSPSGTSRGILRTKDTYFITLNNGKNTAIGEAALFRGLSADDVPNYEEKLATVCNEIAFYKDNYHETLKQFPSIVFGLEQAFLKLKNKADFCFDNDFTVGKKGIPINGLIWMGTETFMQKQIEDKLKQGFHCIKMKIGAIGFDKEIALLKNLREKFSAKKLELRVDANGAFAPNEAMEKLQELAQLQLHSIEQPIKQGQQNEMEKLCASTPLPIALDEELIGIFELKEKQALLDKIKPQYIILKPALVGGFISCDEWIKLAEERNIGWWITSALESNIGLDAIAQYTASKSTSMYQGLGTGQLFTNNTPSTLSIIDARLWRLI from the coding sequence ATGCTTACCGCAAGTTTTGAAAAATATGTTTTGCAGTTTAAAAGTCCAAGTGGGACATCAAGAGGCATTTTACGTACAAAAGATACTTATTTTATTACCTTAAATAATGGCAAAAACACAGCCATAGGCGAAGCGGCTTTGTTTAGAGGTTTAAGTGCCGATGATGTGCCAAATTATGAAGAAAAATTAGCAACAGTTTGCAATGAAATAGCTTTTTATAAAGACAATTATCATGAAACTTTAAAGCAATTTCCGAGTATAGTTTTTGGATTAGAACAAGCTTTTTTAAAACTAAAAAACAAAGCTGATTTTTGTTTTGATAATGATTTTACTGTAGGCAAAAAAGGTATTCCTATTAATGGTTTAATATGGATGGGTACGGAAACGTTTATGCAAAAACAGATTGAAGATAAACTAAAGCAAGGTTTCCATTGTATAAAAATGAAAATAGGAGCTATAGGTTTTGATAAAGAAATAGCTTTATTAAAAAATTTAAGAGAGAAATTTTCAGCCAAAAAATTAGAACTTAGAGTAGATGCTAATGGAGCTTTTGCTCCTAATGAAGCTATGGAAAAACTACAAGAATTGGCTCAGTTACAGCTTCATTCTATAGAGCAGCCGATAAAGCAAGGTCAACAAAATGAAATGGAAAAACTGTGTGCCAGTACACCGCTGCCTATTGCTTTAGATGAAGAACTGATAGGCATTTTTGAGCTAAAAGAAAAACAAGCTCTGCTGGACAAAATAAAACCACAGTACATTATTTTAAAACCTGCATTGGTGGGTGGCTTTATAAGCTGTGATGAATGGATAAAATTAGCAGAAGAACGCAATATTGGCTGGTGGATAACTTCTGCATTAGAAAGCAATATAGGTTTAGATGCCATTGCACAATACACGGCAAGTAAAAGCACTTCTATGTACCAAGGTTTGGGAACAGGGCAGTTGTTTACTAATAATACTCCAAGTACACTTAGTATTATAGATGCAAGATTGTGGAGATTAATCTAA
- a CDS encoding shikimate kinase, with protein MNRILFLVGFMGSGKTSLGKKIAQRFNMNFIDLDALIEQREGKTINEIFEEKGENYFRELEAKILREEDFSNAVVATGGGTACYNDNINFMKSVGAVAYLLVPLEILIGRLRQNKDERPLLKNLEQAELDQFVITKYNERKVFYEQADFIILHNKPLTAMYRDLSFLLD; from the coding sequence GTGAATAGAATATTATTTTTAGTAGGGTTTATGGGCTCGGGCAAAACTTCTTTAGGGAAGAAAATAGCCCAGCGTTTTAATATGAACTTTATTGATTTAGATGCACTTATTGAACAAAGAGAAGGAAAAACTATAAATGAAATATTTGAAGAAAAAGGCGAAAACTATTTTAGAGAATTGGAAGCTAAAATATTGAGAGAAGAGGATTTTTCAAATGCTGTAGTAGCTACGGGCGGTGGCACAGCATGCTATAATGATAATATTAATTTTATGAAAAGCGTAGGTGCCGTTGCGTATCTTTTAGTTCCGTTAGAAATATTGATAGGCAGGCTACGCCAAAATAAAGACGAACGCCCACTTCTTAAAAACTTAGAACAAGCGGAATTAGACCAATTTGTAATAACTAAATACAACGAAAGAAAAGTTTTTTACGAGCAAGCTGACTTTATCATTCTGCATAACAAACCTTTAACCGCTATGTATAGAGATTTGTCTTTTTTATTAGATTAA
- a CDS encoding ABC transporter permease yields the protein MLKFLFQRSIAGALVLLGVIVIIFLLLNVIPVSAEQLSVGQNTDEATLQATKEKLRLNHSPIVRFWFYLSDLSPVSIQSHTDKKAPLSLLSGNYNYINIIKGKEKSLVLKQPYFGRSYQTDKPVLQILAKKILPTLILAITAITLASLIGIAFGLIAALNHNKWIDNFLLSISVLGISIPSYFSALLLAIFFGYYLGNYTHLNITGSLFDINDYGEHFINWKNLILPTIALGIRPVAIILQLTRNSMLDVLREDYIRTAKSKGLKNSVVIVKHALRNALNPVVTSITGWFAALLAGAFFVEYIFDFKGLGYETVYALTMFDFPVIMGAVLLIASFFVLVNIIVDVLYTKLDPRIVLNE from the coding sequence ATGCTAAAGTTCTTATTTCAAAGAAGCATTGCCGGAGCTTTAGTTTTATTGGGTGTTATTGTTATTATTTTTTTATTACTTAATGTTATTCCGGTAAGTGCAGAGCAACTAAGCGTAGGGCAAAATACCGATGAAGCAACTTTGCAGGCTACTAAAGAGAAATTGAGGTTAAACCATTCTCCCATTGTCCGCTTTTGGTTTTATTTATCCGATTTATCTCCTGTTTCTATTCAAAGCCATACAGATAAAAAAGCTCCGCTGAGTTTGCTGAGTGGCAATTATAATTATATAAACATTATAAAAGGCAAAGAGAAAAGTTTAGTACTGAAACAGCCATATTTTGGTAGGTCGTATCAAACCGATAAACCTGTTTTACAAATTCTTGCTAAAAAAATACTTCCTACGCTTATTTTGGCTATTACTGCCATTACTTTAGCATCTTTAATTGGAATAGCTTTTGGTTTAATAGCCGCTTTAAATCACAATAAATGGATAGATAATTTTTTATTGTCAATTTCTGTGTTGGGCATTTCTATTCCAAGCTATTTTTCAGCATTATTGTTGGCTATATTTTTTGGTTATTATTTGGGCAATTATACCCACTTAAATATAACAGGGTCCTTGTTTGATATTAATGACTATGGCGAACATTTTATAAACTGGAAAAATTTGATTTTACCAACAATAGCTTTAGGTATTCGTCCTGTGGCTATAATTTTGCAGCTTACAAGAAACAGTATGCTTGACGTGCTTAGAGAAGATTATATACGCACAGCAAAATCTAAAGGATTAAAAAATAGTGTGGTTATAGTAAAACACGCTTTAAGAAATGCACTAAATCCTGTGGTAACGTCCATTACAGGTTGGTTTGCGGCATTATTGGCAGGAGCTTTTTTTGTTGAGTACATTTTTGATTTTAAAGGCTTAGGCTACGAAACCGTTTATGCCCTTACCATGTTTGATTTTCCTGTAATAATGGGAGCTGTTTTGTTAATTGCCTCATTTTTTGTTTTGGTAAATATTATTGTAGATGTATTGTACACCAAATTAGATCCAAGAATAGTTTTGAACGAATAA
- a CDS encoding DoxX family protein: protein MEIYLPVLKVFGGSLVAGIVMSYFKSFFLKPKSWITEILVNSLGCLFIFSGVVKAIDPLGTSYKMKDYFNAFTQFAGFSFDWLANMSTFLAVVMIVLEIVLGVALIIGFKKKWTLGLTAAMMVFFTVLTGFTYLTGYINPDFYDSATRATLKAAGEQIPVFVEYDKLQMKVTDCGCFGDFLKLEPKVTFIKDVFLLFVLAALFLLSKNIQPFFGKFFGWIKISGTAIIFLLFCFSNYLWGLPMVDFRPYKIGNDINELRIEIPDKLDYGFIFENKATGETKRVTMDEYAKYKADSTWVFTNEQDNKVLEAGVPAKISNFAAFDAEDFEVTDDVLLNEDYSFWVLSKSLDKSKKKSWKRLNEISKLADEKGLQMYAFMAEDFEKAEEFRHEYQISYPMYQADETFIKTVVRANPGLVLLKNGVVKGKWHHNHLPSTEELVKLINQ from the coding sequence ATGGAAATTTATTTACCCGTTTTAAAAGTTTTTGGTGGTTCTTTAGTAGCAGGCATTGTTATGTCTTACTTTAAATCTTTTTTCTTAAAACCTAAAAGCTGGATTACTGAAATTTTAGTTAACTCATTAGGCTGTTTGTTCATTTTCTCTGGTGTGGTTAAAGCAATAGACCCCCTTGGTACTTCATACAAAATGAAAGACTATTTTAATGCTTTTACCCAGTTTGCAGGGTTTAGTTTTGATTGGTTAGCCAACATGAGTACTTTCTTAGCCGTAGTTATGATAGTGCTTGAAATAGTTTTAGGCGTTGCTTTAATTATTGGTTTTAAAAAGAAATGGACACTTGGGCTAACTGCCGCCATGATGGTTTTCTTTACCGTGCTTACAGGTTTCACTTATTTAACAGGGTATATTAATCCGGATTTTTACGATTCTGCTACAAGAGCTACACTAAAAGCCGCAGGCGAGCAAATACCTGTATTTGTAGAGTATGACAAACTACAAATGAAAGTAACCGACTGTGGTTGTTTTGGCGATTTCTTAAAATTAGAACCTAAAGTTACTTTTATAAAAGATGTTTTTTTATTGTTTGTATTGGCAGCGTTGTTTCTATTAAGCAAAAATATTCAGCCGTTTTTTGGCAAATTTTTCGGTTGGATAAAAATTTCCGGAACAGCTATAATTTTCCTATTATTTTGCTTTAGCAATTATTTATGGGGACTGCCAATGGTAGATTTTAGACCCTATAAAATAGGCAATGATATTAATGAATTGCGAATAGAAATACCCGATAAATTAGATTATGGTTTTATTTTTGAAAATAAAGCCACGGGAGAAACTAAGCGTGTTACTATGGATGAATACGCAAAATACAAAGCCGATAGCACGTGGGTATTTACCAATGAACAAGATAACAAAGTATTAGAAGCAGGTGTACCGGCTAAAATATCCAACTTTGCCGCTTTTGATGCAGAAGATTTTGAAGTAACTGACGATGTATTGCTTAATGAAGATTATAGCTTTTGGGTGCTTTCTAAAAGTTTAGATAAAAGCAAAAAGAAATCGTGGAAAAGACTTAATGAGATTTCAAAATTAGCAGACGAGAAAGGACTACAGATGTATGCTTTTATGGCAGAGGATTTTGAAAAAGCAGAAGAATTTAGACACGAGTATCAAATTAGCTACCCTATGTATCAGGCAGATGAAACTTTTATTAAAACCGTAGTGCGAGCTAACCCCGGTTTAGTATTGCTTAAAAATGGTGTGGTTAAAGGCAAATGGCATCATAATCACCTGCCAAGTACTGAAGAATTAGTAAAGCTAATTAACCAATAA